AGCTATCTGGATGAAGGGGCGCAGGCCACCTCCAGCGTTTACCAGTGCTTCGACCCGGCTTACGCCCGGCGCAGCCTGGGTATCCTGATGATTTTGCTTTCAATCCGCTTTTCGCTGGAGTGGGGGAAGGTGTTTTATTACCCCGGCTATGCGTACCGAGAACCCTCCGAGTACGACTACAAGAAACGCTTGGGGGCACTGGAATACTTCGACTGGAAAGGCAACTGGCTGAACTACGAAGAGGGTCTGGCTAAACCACAACCCCTGCATACAAAATACTCCTCGGATGGGGTTTAGAATAAGGCCATTCGGTGGAGGCGTTGCGTGGCACTCAAGCCGGTGAGAAAAGGGTGGAGCCCCCAGACCTGGGTTAGCCTGCGGCCTTTTGGCATGGGTTTACAAAAGCCCAACAACTTCCTCGAGGTTTTCCGGGCCCTAGCCGAGAACGCCGACAACCTGGGGTATGCCTGGCGAATCCTGCAAGATGGGGTCTGCGACGGCTGCGCCCTGGGCACCCGCGGCCTGCGGGACTGGACCATCCAGGGCCTGCACCTATGCAATATCCGGCTGCGCCTGCTGCGGCTCAACACCATGGGGCCGCTGGATCCGGCCTTGCTAAAAGACCCTACCTTGCTTCGCGGCAAAAGCTCGGCCGAGTTGCGGGCGTTGGGCCGTCTGCCCTATCCCCTGTACCGCCGTAGAGGGGAGAGGGGGTTTACCCGCATTAGCTGGGATGAGGCCCTGGATCGCATCGCCCTGAAACTATGCAAAACCCCACCCGACAAGATGGGCTTCTACCTGACCAGCCGGGGCACCCCCAACGAAACCTACTACGTGGTGCAGAAAGCGGTGCGGGCCCTGGGTAGCAACAACATCGACAATGCCGCCCGCATCTGTCACAGTCCCAGCACGGTGGCGCTCAAGGCCTCGCTGGGTGTGGCCGCTACAACCTGTAGCTACCGCGACCTGATCGGCACCGACCTGGTGGTATTTTTTGGCTCCAACCCGGCGGTTAACCAGCCGGTCATGATGAAATACCTCTACTATGCCAAAAAGGCCGGTACCCAGGTGGTTTGCGTGAACCCCTACCAAGAGCCGGCCATGCAGCACTACTGGATTCCCTCCGACCCCGAGAGCGCGCTGTTTGGCACCCGCATCACCGACCGCTTTTTCCGGGTACAGCCGGGGGGCGACAGCGCTTTTATCAGCGGAACCCTCAAACACCTGATCGAGCAGAACTGGCTTAACCAACCTTTTATCGATGCGCACACCCAGGGCTTTGAGGCTGTGCGGGCGCAGGTCTTGGCGACCTCCTGGGAGGAACTCGAGCAACGTTCCGGCAGCAGCAAAGCGGAGATGCTCGAGTTCGCCCTGCTGCTGGCTAAAGCCAACAAGGCCGTGCTGGTCTGGAGTATGGGCATTACCCAGCACACCACCGGCGAGGATGCGGTGCAGAGCATCATTAACTTAGGGCTCGCACGGGGCTACCTAGGGCGCGAGGGCTGCGGCCTGATGCCCATCCGGGGCCACTCGGGGGTGCAAGGCGGGGCCGAGATGGGGGCCTATGCCACGGTGTTTCCCGGGGGGGGTCCCATCAACGCCGAAAGTGCTGCGGCCCTGGAACAACACTGGGGTTTTCCGGTGCCCGCTGAACCAGGCCTCACCGTTACGGAGATGCTCGAGGCGAACCTCGAGGTGCTTTGGAGTGTGGGGGGCAACTTCCTGGAAACCCTCCCCAGCCCGGCCCAGGCCGAGGCCCGCCTGGCCCAGGTGCCGTTGCGTGTCCACCAGGACATCGTGCTTTCCTCGCAGATGCTGCTCGAGCCCGCCGAGGAGGTGATACTGCTCCCCGCCACTACCCGCTACGAGATTCCTGGCGGCTGCACCCAGACCAGCACCGAGCGCCGGGTCATCTTTAGCCCGGAAATCCCCGGCCCGCGCTTGGCTGAGGCCCGCTGGGAGGGGCAGGTTTTCCAGGACATAGTCGCCCGGATGTGCAAGCCCGAGCTGGCCCAGAAGGTGCGTTTTGCCGATACCGCCGCGGTACGGGCCGAGATTGCCCGGGTTGTCCCGCTTTACGACGGCATCCAGCACCTTCGCCAAAAAGGCGATGCCTTCCAGTACGGGGGCCCCCAGCTCTGCCCGGACGGGGTATGCCCTACCCCGGACGGACGGGCCCGCTTCAGGGCCGTCTCCTTGCCCAAAAGCAGCATTCCCCAAGGCGCTTTCCGGCTGGTTACCCGGCGCGGGAAGCAGTTCAACAGCATGGTGCACGAACCCACTGACCCCATCAACGGCGCGCCCCGCGACGCGGTGCTCATCTCCTCAACCGACCTGCAAAAGCTGGGTTTGAGGCCCGGCCAGCGCATCTGGCTTCAGAATGGCTTTGGCACCCTAGCCGGACAGGTTTTTGTGGCCGAGGTGCATCCCGGCAGTGTGCAGGTACACTGGCCGGAGGGCAATGTGCTGTTGGATCCTGCGCTGCGCTCGAGCCAGGCCAAAATACCGGCCTACAAAGAGGCGTATGTCTATATTTACCCCCAACCACCGGCCCAAAGCCCGCAGCAAAGCCAGGCTCTGGCGGATTGAGGGCGGACGGGCCTGGGCCAGAACCGAGCAACTCGCCACCGAGGAGCCGCTGGAAATCCGGTTGCTGTGGGGGGACGAACGGCGCACACTGGCCGTGACCATGCGCACACCGGGGCACGACTTTGAGCTGGCTGCCGGGTTTTTGTGGGCCGAAGGGGTGGTGGGGGCGCGGGATGAAATCCGGCGCATAGCCTACTGCACCGACCCCGGCGAACCTCAGCAGTACAACATCGTGAACGTGTGGCTGCAATCGGATACCCCACCGCACCTGGCCCCTTTGGAACGCCACTTCTACACCAACTCGGCCTGTGGGGTGTGCGGCAGAGCCGGGCTCGAGAACCTGCGGCGGCGCTATGCCCCGCTGGAGGCCGGGTGGCAGGTCTCGAGCCCTGTGATCACCCAACTACCGTCGCTGCTGCACCGGCAGCAAAAACTATTCCAGCAGACCGGCGGCCTGCACGCAGCGGCGCTCTTCGACCCACACGGAAACCTCCTCGCCCTACGAGAAGACGTGGGCCGCCACAATGCGCTGGACAAGCTGTTGGGCTGGGCGTTGCTGGAAAACCGGCTTCCTCTATCTGAGGGTGTGGTATTGGTGAGCGGGCGGGCCAGCTACGAACTGGCCCAGAAAACCCTGGCTGCAGGCATCCCCGTGCTGTGCGCCATTTCGGCCCCCAGCAGCCTGGCGGTAGAGCTGGCCAGGGAGTTCAACCTCACCCTGATTGGTTTTTTACGGGACTCCTTCAACATCTATAGCGCCCCGGAACGGATTAAGCTGACGGACTAAGTGCTCTGGAAAGTATGTGATGCCGGCCTTCTCCCGTCATTGCGAGCGTCCGCAGGAAGCGAAGCAAGCCAGAATTTCTGGCCAGGCTAGCCAGGTCAAACCTAATCTGGATTGCTTCGTTGGCGGGGGCCTCCTCGCAATGACAAGGAGGTGACACCTGGATTTGTAAGGGCAAAGTGACGTAAACCGGATTATCAGACCACTAAGTGGTCTGGTAACTAAATTTCCGAAGTTATGTACCGCACACCGAATACATCGATGTAGAGATTCCATCCCACTTCGGCCCTCGAGATGGCCTAAAAACGCCCTCCCTACCGCGTAGGGAGGGTGGGGGAGGGTATCAGGCAAGGCCCCCAATCCGCTGCGTGAAGGGCCAGGTCAGCCACCCCACCTTCCCTCCCCTACGCAGTAGGGGAGGAAGGAAACGGGTTGGGGTACTTTTGGCATGACCGTACAGGCACTGCACCGAAGGCCCAGGTTTACGAGACACGGCGCGTTCTGAAGGCTAAACCCCATACTGCGTATTTTGTTACCAGACCACTAAGCAAATCTGTTAGATAACGTGCTGCGGCAGCCCCTGCAACTCCGATTCCTGGGTGGGCACAAAGCCGCCCTCAAAAGCCTCCAAAAGGGAGCCTTCCAGAAACCAGCTCCTGGGGGTTTTGGCGCCCCACAAGGTTTGGCGGCGGGGGTCGTTGAGGCTCCAGCGGATGGGCTCGAAGTCGGGGTCAACCGTGCTATAGTCGGAGGTATACAGCTCGATACGGTGCCCGTCGGGGTCGCGCAGATAGAGGAAGAAGGCGTTGGAAACCCCATGCCGTCCCGGCCCCCGTTCGATGGCCTCGGTTTGCATGGCCCCGGCCAGGATGTCGCAGGCCCTGATAATGCTCATGGCATCGGGCATCCAGTAGGCGAAGTGGTGCAGGCGGGGGCCGGTGCCGTTGGTGAGGGCCAGGTCGTGGACGTTGCCCTTGCGGTGAATCCAGGCGGCCCAGATTTTGCCATCGTCGCCCTCGGTGTACTCGGACATCCGAAAGGCCAGCCTGTCCATGTACCAGCGGGTCATGGCCTCGACCTGCGGGGTCATCACGTTGATATGGTCGATGCGCTGGATGCCGGGCCCTTTGTGCAGGTCGTAGCGCTGCAAAAGCCAGGGGTACTTCTGGCTTTCGGCGTAGAAGACCAGCGGTACACCGAAGGAGTCTTGCAGGCGGAGCATCCGGGGCCGGTCTTGCTCGGACTCCCAGCGGTACGGCAGGCCCAGGGCGTGGGCTAGCTCGACCAGCAACTGCAAGTCGAGCTCACCGGCCACCCGGTAGCCCAGGTGTTTGATGCCGGCCTCGGGGGCCAGCTCGAGTTTGAGCGTCCACTCGCGGTCTTCGGTGCCGCGCAGGTAGAGGGCGCTGGGGCTTTCGTGGAGCACATTCAGGCCCAGCAAGTCCACATAAAAGTGGCGCGAGCGCCCCAGGTCGGTCACGTAAAACACCCCGTGACCGATGCGGATAATGTTGGGTATCTGGTTCATGGTTTCACCCCTTGTTGCAAGTCTCAGGTGGCAGGTAGCAGATAGAAAAGGGTGTATGCGACATGGTTTGGGCCATAAGCCTTCGGCTTAAAGCTATGGCAACTGACGGTAGTCCCGGTTCCAGTACAAGAGCGGCCTGGTGTTTTCCCCAACTTTCACTTTTTCGACCTTTCCTACCACAATTTTGTGGGTTCCGCCGGGGTAGACGGCCCAGGTGTTACAAATAAGGCTTGCCAGGGCTCCTTCCAGCACGGGGTCTTCCTCCTTGGAGAGGGGGTCGTAGCCCTCAAGGGGGCGCCCGGCAAAATGGGCCGAGGTGTGCTCGTGGCCCTCGGCCAGGAGGTTCACG
This genomic stretch from Meiothermus sp. harbors:
- a CDS encoding FdhF/YdeP family oxidoreductase — its product is MALKPVRKGWSPQTWVSLRPFGMGLQKPNNFLEVFRALAENADNLGYAWRILQDGVCDGCALGTRGLRDWTIQGLHLCNIRLRLLRLNTMGPLDPALLKDPTLLRGKSSAELRALGRLPYPLYRRRGERGFTRISWDEALDRIALKLCKTPPDKMGFYLTSRGTPNETYYVVQKAVRALGSNNIDNAARICHSPSTVALKASLGVAATTCSYRDLIGTDLVVFFGSNPAVNQPVMMKYLYYAKKAGTQVVCVNPYQEPAMQHYWIPSDPESALFGTRITDRFFRVQPGGDSAFISGTLKHLIEQNWLNQPFIDAHTQGFEAVRAQVLATSWEELEQRSGSSKAEMLEFALLLAKANKAVLVWSMGITQHTTGEDAVQSIINLGLARGYLGREGCGLMPIRGHSGVQGGAEMGAYATVFPGGGPINAESAAALEQHWGFPVPAEPGLTVTEMLEANLEVLWSVGGNFLETLPSPAQAEARLAQVPLRVHQDIVLSSQMLLEPAEEVILLPATTRYEIPGGCTQTSTERRVIFSPEIPGPRLAEARWEGQVFQDIVARMCKPELAQKVRFADTAAVRAEIARVVPLYDGIQHLRQKGDAFQYGGPQLCPDGVCPTPDGRARFRAVSLPKSSIPQGAFRLVTRRGKQFNSMVHEPTDPINGAPRDAVLISSTDLQKLGLRPGQRIWLQNGFGTLAGQVFVAEVHPGSVQVHWPEGNVLLDPALRSSQAKIPAYKEAYVYIYPQPPAQSPQQSQALAD
- the fdhD gene encoding formate dehydrogenase accessory sulfurtransferase FdhD — translated: MSIFTPNHRPKARSKARLWRIEGGRAWARTEQLATEEPLEIRLLWGDERRTLAVTMRTPGHDFELAAGFLWAEGVVGARDEIRRIAYCTDPGEPQQYNIVNVWLQSDTPPHLAPLERHFYTNSACGVCGRAGLENLRRRYAPLEAGWQVSSPVITQLPSLLHRQQKLFQQTGGLHAAALFDPHGNLLALREDVGRHNALDKLLGWALLENRLPLSEGVVLVSGRASYELAQKTLAAGIPVLCAISAPSSLAVELAREFNLTLIGFLRDSFNIYSAPERIKLTD
- the hpaD gene encoding 3,4-dihydroxyphenylacetate 2,3-dioxygenase gives rise to the protein MNQIPNIIRIGHGVFYVTDLGRSRHFYVDLLGLNVLHESPSALYLRGTEDREWTLKLELAPEAGIKHLGYRVAGELDLQLLVELAHALGLPYRWESEQDRPRMLRLQDSFGVPLVFYAESQKYPWLLQRYDLHKGPGIQRIDHINVMTPQVEAMTRWYMDRLAFRMSEYTEGDDGKIWAAWIHRKGNVHDLALTNGTGPRLHHFAYWMPDAMSIIRACDILAGAMQTEAIERGPGRHGVSNAFFLYLRDPDGHRIELYTSDYSTVDPDFEPIRWSLNDPRRQTLWGAKTPRSWFLEGSLLEAFEGGFVPTQESELQGLPQHVI
- the hpaC gene encoding 4-hydroxyphenylacetate 3-monooxygenase reductase subunit, which gives rise to MKTTETSLSDQLRQVMSHWPSGVTVIAARYAGETRGMTASSFTSVSLEPPLILVCINEAAQLWPILEKAGRFTVNLLAEGHEHTSAHFAGRPLEGYDPLSKEEDPVLEGALASLICNTWAVYPGGTHKIVVGKVEKVKVGENTRPLLYWNRDYRQLP